The Stigmatella aurantiaca DW4/3-1 genome contains the following window.
AGTTCAGAGTTTCCAGGAGGACGCGGCCACCGGACTCGCGGACGAGGCGCTTTCATCCGTTGAGGACGGAGGGGCGCCTGCACGGGAGCCAGGAGGGATGGGGCTCGACATGCCCCGGAAGCCCTTCCCAGGGCAGAGCCGTCCTCCCTGCGAGAAGTCTGAAGCCGAGATCAATGGAGGGTGCTGGGGGCGCTTGAGCGATGTGGCCCCGCCGTGCGGGGCCCGCTCCTACGAGTGGAACCGGGGGTGTTACCTGCCGGTTCTGGAGCCGCCCCGGCCCGCGACGTCCGCCCCTCGGTGAGGGGGCCGCCGCTCGGGAACAGAAATGATACCGAGGAAGGAGTGAGGGCCTGCTGGACGGCATCCCCCAGAGCTGTTTTGTGTTCTGGGAATCCCTGATTGGGAAAGGGTTGTGCGCTGTGAACGATGGGCAGGAACTGCTGATACATCGCGTCGGAAGCTGCGGGTTGGACCTCGTAGAAGGCCTTGTTGGCCTGAAGCAGGTACCGGGGAATCGAGACCTTCGGGGCGTCTTGGCTGAACGCGATCAGCGAGCGCACCCTGGTGTCACTCATGAAGGCAGCGAACGCTTGAGCATCGGCCAGACACGGGCCGGTGCAGTTCGAGTTGAACACCAGCGCGTCAACGAAGATCACCGGACGTGTACCCACTCCGAGGGGTGCGGAGATCGCCGTCAGGGGTGGCAAGGGGCCACTGTTCGACAGAATATTGAAAAGCTCTTCTGTGTAACCCATGAAGCCATTTGCCTTCTGCGTGGCGAAAACCTGCGCCGCGGCTCCTGGTTTCTTGAGTTGTCCATCCAAGCACGGATTGGAGGGAGTGCTCGTTGGCGAGAGCTTGGCGCAACTGCTGACAATCGGCTTGAAGACCGCCATGGTGGCGGGATCCACCGGCAGGTTGTAGGCAGGCGTGAGCGCACCCGGGTTGGTATCAGCCCATGCGTCAACGTAGGTGCCAGGAAGTGTCCACGATCCCTTGTAGTTCGCCACCAACGGCGCCTTGGACGGATCCATCTGCGTGAGAATCGAGAAGAGTGAGGAACCGCCAGTGGCGGCCTTGATCGCAGCGCTCCGGGAGTACACGACATTCGAGCAGAGATACGTTGGGATGCCGTATGCGGTGTTGTCGATCGTTGCCGCATTCCAGGCTGTTTCCAGCACTCCAGGATTGCCCATCGATACGGGACCGATCCAATTCTTGGTGACAAGACTCCCCAGCAGCAACGTGTCCACCTCGACGACCTGGGCCGCGGCCGGAGCAGGGCCGAGCAACTGATTCAGCGTCCCGCCGTCACTGAGGTCGTATAGATCCATGTTTTGATCCATGACGATGGTGAGATCGATGTCTGGGTGCTGCTCCTTGAAGTTCTTCGTGAGGGTTTGGATGAGGCTCGCGAACTGATCGTTCGCCGAGTCCGGAATATAGGGAAAGAGAACCGCCTTGAAAGGCCGGGGCGGCGCGGCCGGCTGACGGACCGCGTGCACGGCCGGGGCGCAGGCCCCCATGCAAAGAGCCAGTGTGTAAAGGCATGTCGCTTGGGCTAGACGGGACATTCTTTTCTCCCTGTGGGGAGGTGGCGGCGGAGCAGGGCCCCCTCCAACGTCAACTACATGTTGCTGACACGGATCGTGGCGTTTTCCTCGGACGAGCCACTTGGCCCGGACGCCAAATCACTCTGGCCATAGGTGCCCTTCAAGGTCCGCACGCCCTCCTCGATCTCCTGGGCTCCTGACATGCCCGCTGAGAGCATGGAGGAGCGTGTAGAGCCCGAACAGGGTGATGCCATGATGCGCCCCGAGTTCGGCCTCGTTCCCTGGGATCTCATCCATGAAGGGTTCCACGACCTCGCTCAGCCCTGAACCCATGAGCGCAGAGGTCCAAGCACTCCTCATGATGTGACGCAGCCGTTCACTCATGGTTTTCCTTCCACCGGGAACGATTCTTTACGCGGTCGCGGTGATTCTCGCGGGCTCCAGCAAGAGGGGGTCCTGCTTGCAAGCAGAGCGGAAGAAGTTGCACTCGCCCAGCATGCACGTCCTGTAGACCGAGAGGGCACGCCCCTCGTCGAGGTGGTGGGCGTGTGCATCCACGAACGCTTCGAGCCGGCACGCGCCCGTATCGCTCGTATTGCCCGTAATCCAGAAGCTGTAGAGGTTGCCTGGTCCGGCATCTCCGATCATCTGGTTGGCCAGCCAGGACCACAAACGCTCGCAAGGAATCATGGCGACGATGGCGTAGAGAGGCTCGTCGTTGGCGGCCACCATCGATTCGAAGTCCGAGTACGCCTTGGCGGCAGGGGAGAGCGAGAGTGCGTTGGGCTCCCGGATGTGCCATAAGGCAAAGGTCTGCTGGTTGTACTTGGCGTAGCCATCCCGGCGGGCCTCGACGAACGCCTTCAGGTCCGGCCGGGTGATCCGGCTGGCCAGGACTTCGTAGTCTCTCTGTGCCTGATAGCAATAGACGGCATCCTGGATTGTGTATTGACCAAAGCTGTTGGGGTCCAAACTTCCGTGCTTGATGCCCTGGATGAAGGTGCTGCCCAGGGCCTCCTGCGCGACGTCTTGGGTGCGTGCCCACAGTTCTTTCGAGAGGGATTCCCCTCGTTGTGGCGCCGGGGTGTCGAGGCGGTTGGCGGTGGAGAGTTGCGCGCTCGATTTGCGAGGAGTGTCGAGGATGAGCCTGCTTGTCATAGTGCCCCCCTTCCTATGGAAGGTTGACAGGATAGCACGCCGGGCCGCAGAAAGTCTCTCGGCAGCCTTGAACTGGATCGAGAACTTCTGGGAGCATCTGTAGCGCACCCATTCAGTCGCACGCTGCTCAAGGGGCGTGAGGTGTTCTATTCAGATGCCGTCCGCGTGCACGGAGACAAGGCAATGGCAGGAAACACGGAAAACAAGGGCGGACAGCGCGGGAGCCGTTGGCGGAGAGCGGTCTGGGGCACCGCAGCGTTCATCCTGTTGTTGCCCTTGCTGGCGATGCAGTTCACCGGCGAAGTGGCTTGGGGCCCGGCCGATTTCGCTATCTTCGGCGCCATGCTGTTCGCCGCCTGCGGCACCTACGAGATGGCAGCGAGGATGACGGGCAACACTGCTTACCGAGCCGCCGTTGGCGTTGCGCTCGCGGCCTCATTCATTCTCGTCTGGATGAACCTTGCCGTTGGCATCATCGGGAGTGAGGATAACCCCGCCAACTTGATGTACGGCGGAGTCCTCGCCGTCGGGATCGGCGGTGCCATCCTGGCGCGCTTCCAGCCACACGGAATGGCACGCGCATTGGCCGGGACGGCGCTCGCTCAGGCGTTGGTCGCTGTGATCGCCGGATGGGGCTACACCTTGATCCTGACGGGGTTCTTCGTCGCGCTGTGGCTCACATCGGCCCGGCTTTTTCAGAAAGCGGCGCGGGAGCAAAGTCTCGCGGGCGCAGCGCCGTAGGTTGACTCGCGACGTGCGTTTTCAAGCTTGAGAGGCCATTGCGGTGCCTGGGCTTGCCCCGACTGGGTGGCTCTCCCGCGCTTTGCGTGGCGCGCGTTCTGAGGAGTTCACAAGGGCCTCGTGCAAGTCGCAGCCTTGAAGAACCTGTCTACTTGTCAGACAGGTTCGTGTCTTCCCCCGTCGGGAGGGGCGAAGCGGAGGCTCTTGGCGGGCAGCCAGACAAATGGAGTGGGTCCATGCTCTCGCTATTCCGCACATTCGGGGATTGTGCTTGGCGATCTCGAAGGCGCAGCGCCGGTCCGATGGATCAGGCGGTCCGTCCAAGCGCCTCAGATTCTTCCTGAATGCTCCCGAGCAGTTCAGGGAGCTGGACCTGCTCGCGAGTCACGGAATGAGCGTTGGACGCTGATGCTCATCAGGAGTTCGATGCGAGCAACGAGACCGATGCGCGCCGGAAGAGCTTGCGTGCGATTGCTCTCCGTCAGGGACAACCCCGATTCAGCTCAGGACACGACAGGAATGGCCTGGATATCCATCTCGATTTCGATGCGCTCTCCGACGAGCCATCCGCCGTTGTCGAGCACCTTGTTCCAGCGAATGCCGTAGTCCGCCCGGTTGATCGAGGACCGGGCCGTATACAGGAGCCGCTGCCGGCCCCAGGGATCCTTGGAACTGGCGGTGTGGCGCGCCTCGAAGATGACCGGCTGGGTGATGTTCCGGATGGTCAACGACCCATGCAGCCGGAACCCCGAACCGCCAGTGGGTTCTG
Protein-coding sequences here:
- a CDS encoding TenA family transcriptional regulator, whose product is MTSRLILDTPRKSSAQLSTANRLDTPAPQRGESLSKELWARTQDVAQEALGSTFIQGIKHGSLDPNSFGQYTIQDAVYCYQAQRDYEVLASRITRPDLKAFVEARRDGYAKYNQQTFALWHIREPNALSLSPAAKAYSDFESMVAANDEPLYAIVAMIPCERLWSWLANQMIGDAGPGNLYSFWITGNTSDTGACRLEAFVDAHAHHLDEGRALSVYRTCMLGECNFFRSACKQDPLLLEPARITATA